ATTTCGCGGTTGCAGATGACGCATGGATTCGGCGTCCGACCCTGGAGGTACTCGTCCACAAAGTTCTCGATAACGTGGTGACCAAAAGCCTCGCGGAAATCTACAACATAATGTGGAATCCCGATGTGTGCAGCCACAAGCCGCGCGTCATTCATGGCACCGAGTCCGCAGCAACTTGTCTCATTTGCCACATTGCCCCCCACTTCACCGAAGTCATAGGTCTTCATGGTGATTCCGATGACGTCGTATCCTTGCTCCTTCAGAAGCGCCGCGGCCACGGAAGAATCGACTCCGCCGCTCATTGCAACCACTACTGTCTTATTCTCTCCTGATGCCATAGTATATCGAAAGTACAAAAAAAATCGCCTATAATAAAGGCGGTCAGTGGGTCGCTCCCTGCAGCAGCGGGCGAAGACCCTCAGTGACTACGACTCTCGCAATCACCTCACTCCATGGCCAGCTACGAGGGACCCTTCGGTCTCATCCTCGCCGAGTCGATCATGCTCTTAAATATCTCGAATGAACCGGCACCGACACGAAAGATCCGCCGCTTGCCCGTGGTGTCGACGATGAGCGTAGCGGGCAGCGCACCGCTCCACTTCGGATCTACACTATTGATGAAGTCTTCCTGGCGCTTGAACTTTGCAACGTACGTGCGGAACGGAACATTCTGTTTACGAAGGAATGGAAGGATCTTCGATTCCACTTCATCAGGGTAATCCGCACTGATCCCTACGACTTCCACGCCGGAATCCTTGCAGGCCCGAGCGAGTTTCACCAGATCAGGAAACTCTTCCACGCAGGGAGCGCACCAGGTTGCCCAGATGTTCACAAAGAGGATTTTGCCGTTTCTCTGCCCGATGAGCTTCGTCAGCCCTGCCTGGTCAATGGGATCAACCAGACCGACTTCCTCCGCCGCCTTCTGCGGTACAGCACCCGACGGCTTATTCCCCGGGTCTTTCGGGCGGCAATCCATCCACACGATGACCACAAGAATCAGGCAAACGGTGAACAGCAACTTCTGTTTCATTGGACCCGCTTAATCGAGCATCCAAACGCTTTTGTCTCGCGCACCGGGATGGGCTTGCCGCCAAGAACCAGGTCGAGAGCCGCGCGGAGATCTTTCGAAACCACCTTGTTCTCGCGCTGTGAATCGTCGATTCTTCCATGGTAGAGGATTTCAAGATTTGGATTGAGGAGATATATTTCCGGAGTTACCGACGCTCCAAGCTTATCGGCAACCACGTTGTTCCAATCCTTCAGGATTGTGAACGTGAAGCTGTGCTCTTTCGCGTGGCTTTTGACTTCTTCCACTCCCTCTTGTTTGTTTGCGTTGATGCCGACGAACTTCACTCCTTTGGCGGAGTAGTCCTTCTGCAGCGCTGCCATTCGTTCGTTGTAGGCATTCGAGACCGGACATTGAGTGGCAATGAACATGAGAACGATCGCTTTTGAGTCCTTGAACTCCGAGAGCGAATGTTTCACACCGTTGTAATCCTCGAGCGTGAAATCAGTGATCTTCTTGAGCTCTTCACCAGCACGAAGAACCGGAGCGAGGAGCAAACCAAGGACGAATAATAAAGCCGGGAATCTTTTCATGCGCAATTCCTTTCGTTTATGAGATTCTGATGCAGATGGAGCATGTGATTGGCCTCCATAATGAAACGGGAAACCAGCCTGGCCGGTTCCCCGTTTTCAATACGACAGAGACAAATCCGTCAGCGCTACTTCTTGTTCTTCACGTATTTGTCCCCCCATTCAAACATCTCTGCCAGAACGTGCAAAACCGATTCCCGGCCTGAATATCCGTGAGCCTCGAAGGGCAAGAGCACAAGTCTGGAGGTACCGCCGTGTCCCCTGATCGCCTGGAACATCCGCTCTGACTGGATCGGGAACGTGCCGGTGTTATTGTCCGCTTCGCCATGGATCAGGAGCAGGGGTTTCTTGATCTTGTTCGCGTACGTGAATGGAGAGACCTTCATGTAGAGATCCGTCGCCTCCCAGAACGACCGCCGCTCGCTCTGAAAACCAAACGGCGTCAGTGTCCTGTTGTAGGCTCCGCTCCTCGCTATACCAGCAGCGAAGAAATCGGAGTGAGCAAGGAGGTTTGCCGTCATGAATGCTCCATAGCTGTGACCGGAGACGAGCACACGACTCCTGTCAGCCACACCGAGGGAATCGAGCTTGTCTATGGCCGCCTTCGCCGAAGCGACAATCTGCTCAACAAACGTATTGTTCATCGTTTCGGGATCGCCGATCACCGGCATCGTTGCGTCCATCAACACCGCGTATCCCTGCGTCACAAAGAAGAGAGGCGATGGCCCCCTGAAGAATGTGAACGCATTCGGTGACCCGCGCACCTGTCCTGCAGTGCCGGCATCGGAGTACTCAAGTGGATAGGCCCAGATGAGCACGGGCAGCTTCGTGCCTGTTTTATATCCAGGCGGAAGGTACAGCGTTCCGGACAGAGCCACACCATCCGGCCGGCTGTATTTGACAAGTTCCTTGCTCATGCCTGTGAGCTGCGGCGCTGGATCTTTGAATTCCGTCAGAGCTTTCCTGCTCCTGGCCTTCATGTCCCGGATGAAATAGTTTGGCACTTCAGTCTTGGATTCGTATCGCGTGACGACACTCAACCGGGACGCCTTGACGAAAGCGACGAACCGCTCGAGACCTTTTTCATCCGACCAGGACAGTCTCTCCTTCTTTCCGGTCGCGAGGCTGTATTTGTCCAGGAATGGTCTGTCCCCTTGAGCGGAGGCGCCGTTACCGGAAAGATAGATCCAATCTCCGTCCTGCGCGATCACCCTCTGGCCGTCAGCACGCGACTCCATGACGGGCCGCCCGGGATCATTGTAGGCATCGTTCATGCTCAAATCGAAGAGCACCTTGCGCGCGTCGCCGGGTTTGCTCAGATCCACGAGGGACGATGTCCGCCATCGCCGGTCGCGGTCAGTTTCAGAATATATTACTTTGTCTCGATTCGCTGTCCATTCCATCCCGGAGTATCGGTGCTGGACCTTCAAGACTTCTGCAGGAGATCCCTTGAAGGGTGATTCGAATCTCATGAGGACATCCCTGAACGGAACCTTCTTCGTTGGATCTCCGCCGTCAAGAGCTTCAGCCCATACGAGCGTAGCACTATGGAGTGCCTGCCATTCGACGCTGCGCGGGCCTGTGGGTACTCCCTGTGGGGGAACTTCATCGGATATTCCGAGATCTGAAATCGTTGCCACGAGATTTCCGCTGGGATCCCACACCTCTGTTTTTCGGGCAAAGAGGTTATACGGGACGCGGTATGAATAAGGGGCTTTCAGCTGTGTCACTAGAATAAATCGTTCATCAGGAGAATAGGAGACCGAGGAAATAATACCGGGCGCGCCGACTGGTTTCAATTCACCCGTCACCGTGTTTACAAGAGCGAGCTGTGACATCGCGAAGAACCCGAAAAGCCTCTCGTCCTGCGGATCCTTCAGGAGATCCTGATATGTCGGCACCCTTGATACTTTGCCGTATGATTCCTCGACGACCGGACCAAGAGGTACTTTTGGTTCTTCGGGAGCCATCCTCGACCCCATCGGAACGAGTTTCACGAGAAGGCTCGAATTGTCTTGTGCCCAGTCGAATGGCGAGCCAAGCACATCATTCACACGCACGCCGGGAATTGCTGCAGCCTTCCCCGTCACTGCATCGGCGGTCCATAGCTCGACGCCATTTCCGACATCCCGCGTAAAGGCAATCTTTCTTCCGTCGTTCGACCATTGCGGAATCCCGACCTTCGCTGACGGGGGAAGCTCGACGCGGACAGTCTTTCCGCCGTCAAACCACTTCACGGAGATACCGGTATACTGCGTCAGACGCTGCCTGGAATTCAGCTGCGGATCGAGCCGGACGCCGGCCAACCGGAGGAAAGGACGAGCGAGGAGCGCAATAG
This region of Ignavibacteriales bacterium genomic DNA includes:
- a CDS encoding TlpA disulfide reductase family protein, whose protein sequence is MKQKLLFTVCLILVVIVWMDCRPKDPGNKPSGAVPQKAAEEVGLVDPIDQAGLTKLIGQRNGKILFVNIWATWCAPCVEEFPDLVKLARACKDSGVEVVGISADYPDEVESKILPFLRKQNVPFRTYVAKFKRQEDFINSVDPKWSGALPATLIVDTTGKRRIFRVGAGSFEIFKSMIDSARMRPKGPS
- a CDS encoding thioredoxin family protein gives rise to the protein MKRFPALLFVLGLLLAPVLRAGEELKKITDFTLEDYNGVKHSLSEFKDSKAIVLMFIATQCPVSNAYNERMAALQKDYSAKGVKFVGINANKQEGVEEVKSHAKEHSFTFTILKDWNNVVADKLGASVTPEIYLLNPNLEILYHGRIDDSQRENKVVSKDLRAALDLVLGGKPIPVRETKAFGCSIKRVQ
- a CDS encoding prolyl oligopeptidase family serine peptidase, coding for MKRIAILALLLLTALALHSQTKYKLPPKEVVDILDASPTPLVTVNPKGDALLLVEYEAHPPIALLARPFLRLAGVRLDPQLNSRQRLTQYTGISVKWFDGGKTVRVELPPSAKVGIPQWSNDGRKIAFTRDVGNGVELWTADAVTGKAAAIPGVRVNDVLGSPFDWAQDNSSLLVKLVPMGSRMAPEEPKVPLGPVVEESYGKVSRVPTYQDLLKDPQDERLFGFFAMSQLALVNTVTGELKPVGAPGIISSVSYSPDERFILVTQLKAPYSYRVPYNLFARKTEVWDPSGNLVATISDLGISDEVPPQGVPTGPRSVEWQALHSATLVWAEALDGGDPTKKVPFRDVLMRFESPFKGSPAEVLKVQHRYSGMEWTANRDKVIYSETDRDRRWRTSSLVDLSKPGDARKVLFDLSMNDAYNDPGRPVMESRADGQRVIAQDGDWIYLSGNGASAQGDRPFLDKYSLATGKKERLSWSDEKGLERFVAFVKASRLSVVTRYESKTEVPNYFIRDMKARSRKALTEFKDPAPQLTGMSKELVKYSRPDGVALSGTLYLPPGYKTGTKLPVLIWAYPLEYSDAGTAGQVRGSPNAFTFFRGPSPLFFVTQGYAVLMDATMPVIGDPETMNNTFVEQIVASAKAAIDKLDSLGVADRSRVLVSGHSYGAFMTANLLAHSDFFAAGIARSGAYNRTLTPFGFQSERRSFWEATDLYMKVSPFTYANKIKKPLLLIHGEADNNTGTFPIQSERMFQAIRGHGGTSRLVLLPFEAHGYSGRESVLHVLAEMFEWGDKYVKNKK